CGTGCCTGTTGGCGACCAGGATGAATAGGTGCGCAGATAAAATTCTTCAAAAATGGTGAAATAACAACCTAACAGAAGCAAAATCAGAATAAAAGAAGTAGGGATTAACGTTTTGGAAACCATACGTCACCACGTTCAATATGAGGTCGCACGCTCCTCCGGCTCGCGGTCGTACCAGTAATCCGGCGGGAGGGTGTACTTGACGACCAGGCGGGGCCGGCGGCTCTCCGCGGCCTCCTGGGTCCACAGGCGGATGGGGTCCTCGTAGCCCTGCTCCGTGGCCAACTTGATCACCAGACCGTGCTGGTCCTCCTCCCCCGTAATCCAGTCCTGGATGATGGAGGTGACGTCTATCTTGACGTAGCCGGGCGGGGCGGGGTCGAGCTGGCCGGTCACCTGGGTGTCGGAGAGCGCCAGCCGCCGCAGGTCGCCCTGGTCGTCCCCCTCGGAGAAGTCATCCTCGAGGGGATGCACGGCGATGCCGACCACGCTGTCGCGGCCGGGGAAGTCCGAGTAAAGCTCCAGCTCGGCCAGGTTGACCGTGGCCTCGTCGGGGAGAAGTGAGAGATCGAAGTTGAAGACCAGCCGCCCGCCGGTGCCGAAGGTCGCGCAGAGCGGCAGCTCCGCGGTCGAGCCGTAAATCCGCGAGTCGGGCTGCGAGAGGTCGTCCGCGATGACCACGTCCTGCCAGGCCTCCAGCGAGGCCTCCTTCTTTTCCCCCGAGGCGGACTCCCACACGACCACCAGGTGGGGGCGGTTGCTCGGGGTGTCTATATCGTCGGAGTAGAACTCCTTGACGACCCGGGCGGCGGCCTCGTCCTGGGCTTTCAAAAGCAGGCCGTTCTCGTCGTCGGGGTTGTCCAGCCACCAGGCGACCAGGGAGGTCACGTCGAAGCTCCTGATTTCGCCGTAGCCCGTGGGGGGCTCGTCGAGGACGAAGGAGCCGAAGGGACCGTCGTAATCCGCGCCGGGGTCGTCCCAGTCCTCGTCCTCGGTGCGCGTGAGCCAGGTGGTCTCGTCGTGCTCCCACTCGTTCGTAACCGCGTAGACGTCCACGGTCAGGTTCCCCTGGGAGAAGGGGCGCCAGTTGGCGATGCCGGGGGCCTCGGCGTAGTAGTACTCCACCCGGGCGCGGTACAGGCTCTCCGACGTCACCTCGTCGGGCAGGTCGGCGATTTTGAAGTTCACCAGGCAGCGGACCAGGGTGTCGTCCACCCGGCCCACGGAATCCACGAGCGCGCCGTTGGTGTTGCCGTAGCCGTAGTAGCCGGTGTCCGCCCATCCCGGGCCGGGCTCGAGGATGAGGGTCAGGACTTCCTGGTCCGGGCGGTCGTTGAGCTCGCCCCCCAGGGGATTGTCGGACCCCGGCTCGCAGCCGGCGACCAGGAGCGCGGCAAAAATCAAAAAAATCGGTAGTCTCACCTGGACCTCGGTGGGATCGTGGAGTTTATTACAGCTTCAGGTTGGCCGCCTCGGCGGTGAACTGGG
Above is a window of bacterium DNA encoding:
- a CDS encoding DNRLRE domain-containing protein, with amino-acid sequence MRLPIFLIFAALLVAGCEPGSDNPLGGELNDRPDQEVLTLILEPGPGWADTGYYGYGNTNGALVDSVGRVDDTLVRCLVNFKIADLPDEVTSESLYRARVEYYYAEAPGIANWRPFSQGNLTVDVYAVTNEWEHDETTWLTRTEDEDWDDPGADYDGPFGSFVLDEPPTGYGEIRSFDVTSLVAWWLDNPDDENGLLLKAQDEAAARVVKEFYSDDIDTPSNRPHLVVVWESASGEKKEASLEAWQDVVIADDLSQPDSRIYGSTAELPLCATFGTGGRLVFNFDLSLLPDEATVNLAELELYSDFPGRDSVVGIAVHPLEDDFSEGDDQGDLRRLALSDTQVTGQLDPAPPGYVKIDVTSIIQDWITGEEDQHGLVIKLATEQGYEDPIRLWTQEAAESRRPRLVVKYTLPPDYWYDREPEERATSY